A single Lactuca sativa cultivar Salinas chromosome 8, Lsat_Salinas_v11, whole genome shotgun sequence DNA region contains:
- the LOC111908371 gene encoding actin-related protein 2/3 complex subunit 3 — protein sequence MVYHSTFIDEEGIVKACGCPLLPLKSHIRGPAPVSDQATPDIIDEAITFFRANVFFKNFDIQSPADKLLVYLTFYINVALKRLEGCRTLAEGTKAVINLGLEDVPVPGEPGFPFPGLFPLPPSQDEAELLRNYLKQIREETSGRLLSVAYRPNGTPNKWWLAFAKRKFINTIAL from the exons ATG GTATACCACTCTACATTTATCGATGAGGAAGGAATTGTGAAAGCTTGTGGGTGCCCTTTACTTCCTTTAAAAAGTCACATAAGAGGACCTGCTCCAGTTTCAGATCAAG CTACACCTGATATAATTGATGAAGCAATTACATTCTTTAGGGCGAATGTGTTTTTCAAGAACTTCGACATACAAAGCCCAGCTGATAAACTTCTTGTGTATTTAACGTTTTATATAAATGTGGCTTTGAAGAGGCTTGAAGGGTGTAGAACATTAGCTGAAGGGACAAAAGCGGTAATTAACCTTGGTTTGGAAGATGTTCCTGTTCCTGGTGAACCCGGTTTCCCTTTTCCTGGTCTTTTTCCACTCCCCCCCTCTCAAGATGAAGCAG AGTTATTACGAAATTATTTAAAGCAAATAAGGGAAGAAACAAGTGGAAGATTGTTAAGTGTTGCATACAGACCTAATGGAACTCCAAACAAATGGTGGTTAGCTTTTGCTAAACGAAAGTTTATCAACACCATCGCCCTATAA
- the LOC111908370 gene encoding uncharacterized protein LOC111908370 encodes MVKGKLILICQSGGKFVTEDDGTMSYSGGEANAENITSETPFNDIKLKLAEACNFDQKTISIKYFLPGNKKNLIVMKNDKDVKRMIDFHGDAITAEVFVMGTPGFDRSALDIESNRESVTKKDETLKKDETVKHSNAKTKKGGKEKVTSAPSFASPAKRTRRAIAAAAAAAAAAAAAAAKVSSDDNKEGGTDKSGGATSENSGNDTSSSSDSNPGNEKANSDSGSDYRPKRSSMRKHLALTTSPADAVKKRRRTPSWKFGANGRPTIVSSPDSRSKREKSGKNNDESSQRKSRRLTAKEDSSTETKERKSDHESESEENLPLAIYDDYTLTETMVDAWKSSIIGVGQEFKSVNEFRAALKKYAIANRFGYRFKKNDTSRAVGRCAAEGCTWKFYAAWVPTTQSFTIKTMHNQHTCDKESRKSAHPAKNWLVGTIKDKLKESPYLKPKEIANEILQDFGVELNYTQVWRGIGDAREQLHGSLKESYNKLPWFCDKILETNPGSVAKLIIGDKKRFKSLFICFHALIHGFKNCRPLLFLESASMKSRYGETLLMAITVDGNDGFIPVAFAVVDVEDDDTWRCFLEELKGSILDSRAITFVVDRDKNLKNLVVEAFENAYIGYSIHHLLASFKRHMKGPFHGDGKAFLSVHLLAAAQSVRPVGFKKSTEHIKTISSQAHDWVMQIEPEKYASCYFEGERYNHITEDVGESYAKLMEEHRHLPILQKVDALIRTMIDDMEYAKLDGSVWVSQLTALKERELEQEKVRATGLKVLISSDVIFEVREESTHVVNVGDWSCTCMMWKQIGLPCHHAVAVFMLTGKNPYDFCSSYFTADAYRLTYAESINPIPIDGPHLVKDVGRKLDFEKDEGGNIDAEKDKGLKLDGEKDEGAEKDESRKMDVEKDEGGGNVDIEMEEGVKLDAKKDEGSEMETEKDEGSKMETEKDEGSNVDADKDDGRKLDVEKDEGGNVDTEMEVGMKLDEKKDEGGKVESEKDKGSKVESGKEEVGKLDVEKDEGGNVDTEMEEGVKEDESSKVENEKDKGSKVETEKEEGGKLDGEKTEGKIREEHEDPNVLVLPPVPIKGSSSMVKKEKEKEKEIEGVETEAELKRKVTCSTCKKPGHYKKSCKVNS; translated from the exons ATGGTGAAAGGGAAACTTATTCTAATTTGCCAATCTGGTGGTAAGTTTGTGACCGAAGATGATGGAACCATGTCATATAGTGGTGGAGAAGCAAATGCAGAAAATATTACAAGCGAGACACCATTCAATGATATAAAGTTAAAGTTGGCTGAGGCATGTAATTTCGATCAGAAGACAATAAGTATCAAATATTTCCTCCCAGGAAACAAGAAAAACCTAATTGTTATGAAGAATGACAAAGATGTGAAAAGAATGATTGATTTTCATGGGGATGCCATCACAGCAGAGGTCTTTGTTATGGGAACACCAGGTTTTGATCGTAGTGCCCTAGACATCGAATCCAACAG GGAAAGTGTCACCAAGAAAGATGAGACCTTGAAAAAAGATGAAACTGTAAAACACAGTAATGCAAAAACCAAGAAAGGTGGCAAAGAAAAGGTGACATCAGCTCCTTCTTTTGCATCTCCAGCTAAGAGGACACGTCGTGCCATTGCAGCTGCAGCTGCagctgcagcagcagcagcagctgcTGCTGCTAAAGTGTCATCTGATGACAATAAAGAAGGTGGCACTGACAAATCCGGTGGTGCCACATCAGAAAATTCCGGCAATGACACTTCCTCAAGCTCTGATTCCAACCCTGGAAATGAAAAGGCAAATTCCGATTCCGGTTCAGACTATCGCCCTAAAAGGTCTTCAATGAGAAAGCACCTTGCTTTAACCACAAGCCCTGCTGATGCTGTCAAGAAAAGGAGGCGGACCCCATCTTGGAAATTTGGCGCCAATGGGCGTCCCACAATCGTTTCTTCTCCTGATTCACGGTCAAAACGGGAAAAAAGTGGGAAAAATAATGATGAAAGTTCACAGAGGAAGAGTCGGAGGTTAACTGCTAAAGAGGATAGTTCTACAGAAACAAAAGAAAGAAAGAGTGATCACGAAAGTGAATCTGAAGAAAACTTACCTCTTGCCATTTATGACGATTATACCCTTACCGAAACAATGGTGGATGCATGGAAGTCATCCATCATCGGTGTCGGGCAGGAGTTCAAAAGTGTAAATGAATTCCGGGCAGCCCTGAAAAAGTATGCCATAGCAAATCGATTCGGATACAGATTCAAGAAAAATGACACAAGTCGTGCAGTTGGAAGATGTGCTGCTGAAGGGTGTACTTGGAAATTTTATGCTGCGTGGGTCCCCACCACACAATCTTTTACTATAAAAACAATGCATAATCAACACACTTGTGATAAAGAATCAAGAAAATCAGCTCACCCTGCAAAAAACTGGTTGGTGGGGACCATAAAAGATAAGTTAAAAGAATCGCCATATTTGAAACCAAAAGAGATTGCTAATGAGATTTTGCAGGATTTTGGGGTGgaattgaattatacacaagtaTGGCGTGGGATTGGGGATGCTAGGGAACAACTTCATGGATCACTTAAAGAATCTTACAACAAACTCCCTTGGTTTTGTGACAAGATTCTAGAAACAAATCCAGGTAGTGTGGCTAAACTCATAATTGGTGATAAAAAAAGATTCAAATCCCTTTTTATATGTTTCCACGCGTTGATTCATGGGTTCAAGAACTGTCGCCCTCTTCTTTTCTTGGAGTCTGCTTCTATGAAGTCTAGGTATGGAGAGACTCTTTTGATGGCTATCACGGTTGATGGAAATGACGGTTTTATCCCTGTTGCGTTTGCTGTAGTGGATGTGGAAGATGATGACACCTGGCGTTGTTTTTTGGAGGAGCTAAAAGGTTCGATTTTGGACTCGAGGGCTATTACATTTGTGGTTGATAGAGATAAGAATTTGAAAAATCTTGTTGTTGAAGCTTTTGAAAATGCTTACATTGGTTACTCTATTCACCATCTTTTAGCAAGTTTCAAGAGACACATGAAGGGTCCTTTCCATGGTGATGGAAAAGCTTTTTTGTCTGTTCATTTATTGGCTGCAGCTCAATCGGTTCGACCCGTGGGTTTTAAAAAGTCAACTGAACATATTAAGACAATATCTTCACAAGCTCATGATTGGGTCATGCAAATTGAACCTGAAAAGTATGCAAGTTGTTATTTTGAAGGTGAGAGGTATAACCACATCACTGAAGATGTTGGTGAATCGTATGCTAAGTTAATGGAAGAACATCGCCACTTACCCATATTGCAAAAGGTAGATGCTTTGATTCGTACCATGATTGATGACATGGAATATGCTAAATTAGATGGGAGTGTGTGGGTGAGTCAACTCACTGCTTTGAaagagagagaattggaacaagaGAAAGTTAGGGCAACTGGGTTGAAAGTCTTGATTTCTTCTGATGTAATTTTTGAGGTTCGTGAAGAATCTACACATGTTGTGAATGTTGGTGATTGGAGTTGTACGTGTATGATGTGGAAGCAGATTGGGTTGCCATGTCATCATGCTGTTGCGGTTTTTATGCTGACTGGTAAAAATCCGTATGATTTTTGTTCTAGTTATTTCACTGCTGATGCATATCGGTTGACTTATGCTGAGTCAATAAACCCAATACCCATTGATGGGCCACATTTGGTGAAAGATGTGGGTAGAAAGTTGGATTTTGAGAAAGATGAGGGGGGTAATATAGATGCTGAAAAAGACAAGGGTTTAAAGTTGGATGGGGAGAAAGATGAGGGTGCTGAAAAAGACGAGAGTAGAAAGATGGATGTTGAGAAAGATGAGGGTGGTGGTAATGTAGACATTGAAATGGAAGAGGGGGTGAAGTTGGATGCCAAGAAAGATGAGGGTAGCGAAATGGAAactgaaaaagatgagggtagTAAAATGGAAactgaaaaagatgagggtagTAATGTAGATGCTGACAAGGATGATGGTAGAAAGTTGGATGTTGAGAAAGATGAGGGTGGTAATGTAGATACTGAAATGGAAGTGGGTATGAAGTTGGATGAAAAGAAAGACGAGGGTGGCAAAGTGGAAAGTGAAAAAGACAAGGGTAGCAAAGTGGAAAGTGGAAAAGAAGAGGTGGGGAAGTTGGATGTTGAGAAAGATGAGGGTGGTAATGTGGATACTGAAATGGAAGAGGGTGTGAAGGAAGATGAAAGTAGCAAAGTGGAAAATGAAAAAGATAAGGGTAGCAAAGTGGAGACTGAAAAAGAAGAGGGGGGTAAGTTGGATGGTGAGAAAACCGAGGGTAAGATTAGAGAAGAACATGAGGATCCAAATGTGCTTGTGCTACCTCCAGTTCCTATAAAAGGGTCTTCTTCAATGgtgaagaaagagaaagagaaagagaaagagattgAAGGTGTTGAAACAGAGGCAGAATTGAAAAGGAAAGTGACATGTAGCACATGCAAGAAACCAGGGCACTATAAGAAGTCTTGCAAGGTTAATTCATAG
- the LOC111908373 gene encoding translocase of chloroplast 90, chloroplastic, whose amino-acid sequence MMSIKDWVLSQLVSNSLSSTRPLSGSDSFFEERPANEFNIHGSAQTATSPPPEAVTDVSQPPIPNQETPLPTPLRPPTFESSHQPQTLQKNMNPLEKIEKLQIKFLRVLHHLGHSTNDLMVAKVLYRIHLATLIRTQESDLKKVNLNSDRAKAIAIQQETSGQPELDFSFSILVLGKTGIGKSSTINSILNEPKARTNAFRPATDRVQEVSGIVNGIKISFIDTPGLLPPSPNTIGRNRKILQKIKKRCRKYPPDMVLYFERLDVLNIGYSDFPLLKLVTEVFGNGIWFNTMLVMTHSSSPLPEGSNGYPVTYESYLTQCMNLIQHYIQQTISDSKLETPVLFVENHPGCKDKILPNGQNWKSQFLLSCLCTKILSDVNKILDFHERMELGITGSPRIPSLPHLLSSFLKHHISTPNEVDEIKNLSLSDFEEEEQEYDELPPIRILTKSQFKKLTNSQKNDYLDELDYRETLYLKKQLKEELQREKTDDRDPPPEPVVLPDMAVPPSFDPGNPLHRYRCLVNSDRWLTRPVLDPHGWDHDVGFDGINLEGQTQVNENLHASVTGQVSKDKREFNVQSACCAAYVDPRGPTYGAEVDAQSSGKEMVYTVHGSAKVGVLGRNVTECGVSLMSFGGNCYSGVKVEDGLWVGKRVKFVVNGGRMGGGGGAAYGGSLKGVVRGRDYPVRNDEVSLMVTALSMGKEVVVGGNLEAEFRVGRGTNLSVNASLNNRNMGQLSIKTSSSEHLEIALIAGVSIFRVLFRRMGLVGTDKDMPQSSDISWAD is encoded by the exons ATGATGAGCATTAAAGATTGGGTTTTATCACAGCTAGTTTCAAACTCATTGTCCTCAACAAGACCATTATCAGGGAGTGACAGTTTCTTTGAAGAACGCCCTGCTAACGAGTTCAACATTCATG GTTCCGCTCAAACCGCCACCTCGCCACCACCAGAGGCGGTGACAGATGTATCACAACCGCCCATTCCCAACCAAGAAACCCCACTTCCTACCCCTCTCCGGCCACCCACTTTTGAGAGTTCCCATCAACCTCAAACTCTTCAAAAAAACATGAATCCATTGGAAAAGATCGAAAAGCTTCAAATTAAATTCTTGCGTGTTCTTCATCATCTTGGCCACTCAACAAACGATCTTATGGTAGCCAAAGTTTTATACCGTATACACTTAGCAACTTTGATACGTACACAAGAATCTGATCTCAAAAAAGTCAATCTCAACAGTGATAGAGCTAAAGCTATAGCAATACAACAAGAAACATCCGGTCAACCGGAATTAGATTTCTCATTTTCAATTCTAGTGTTAGGTAAAACCGGAATTGGAAAGAGTTCAACCATCAATTCCATACTTAACGAACCAAAAGCCCGGACAAACGCATTCCGACCTGCCACCGATCGTGTCCAGGAGGTTTCCGGAATTGTCAACGGAATCAAGATTTCTTTCATTGATACCCCTGGTTTGTTGCCTCCATCACCAAATACAATTGGAAGAAACCGAAAGATTCTTCAAAAAATCAAGAAACGTTGCCGAAAATACCCTCCGGATATGGTTTTGTATTTCGAACGGCTTGATGTACTTAACATCGGTTACAGCGATTTCCCGTTACTGAAACTTGTAACCGAAGTTTTCGGGAATGGAATTTGGTTCAACACGATGCTTGTAATGACGCATTCGTCCTCACCTCTTCCAGAAGGTTCTAACGGGTACCCTGTAACTTATGAATCTTATCTTACTCAATGCATGAATCTTATACAGCATTACATTCAACAGACAATTTCCGATTCGAAACTTGAAACCCCGGTTCTTTTTGTTGAAAATCATCCGGGTTGTAAAGACAAGATTCTTCCAAATGGGCAAAATTGGAAATCCCAATTCCTTTTATCCTGTCTGTGCACCAAAATCTTGAGTGACGTCAACAAGATTCTTGATTTCCATGAGAGAATGGAATTGGGGATTACGGGTTCCCCTCGTATTCCATCTTTACCCCATCTTCTTTCATCTTTTCTCAAGCATCATATCTCAACCCCAAATGAAGTAGATGAAATCAAGAACCTTTCTCTATcggattttgaagaagaagaacaagaatatgacGAATTACCTCCTATACGAATCTTAACAAAATCCCAATTCAAAAAATTAACAAATTCCCAAAAAAACGACTACCTCGATGAGCTGGATTATCGCGAGACACTctatttaaaaaaacaattaaaagaagAGCTACAAAGAGAGAAAACAGACGACAGGGACCCACCACCAGAGCCCGTGGTGTTACCGGATATGGCGGTCCCGCCTAGTTTCGACCCCGGTAACCCGCTGCATCGATACCGGTGTCTCGTGAATTCCGACCGGTGGCTGACTAGACCGGTTCTCGACCCCCATGGGTGGGACCATGACGTGGGATTTGACGGAATTAACCTCGAGGGTCAAACTCAAGTGAACGAGAATTTACACGCCTCGGTTACGGGACAGGTCAGCAAGGACAAACGGGAGTTTAACGTCCAGTCAGCGTGTTGTGCTGCTTATGTGGACCCCCGCGGGCCCACTTACGGCGCTGAGGTGGATGCTCAGTCTTCAGGTAAGGAGATGGTTTACACGGTTCATGGTAGCGCGAAGGTGGGGGTTTTGGGAAGAAATGTGACGGAATGTGGGGTTTCGTTGATGTCGTTTGGGGGGAATTGTTATTCGGGTGTGAAGGTTGAAGATGGGTTGTGGGTTGGGAAGAGGGTGAAGTTTGTGGTGAATGGTGGGCGGATGGGAGGTGGTGGAGGGGCGGCGTATGGCGGGAGTTTGAAGGGGGTGGTGAGAGGGAGGGATTATCCGGTGCGAAATGACGAGGTTAGCCTTATGGTGACGGCGTTGTCGATGGgcaaggaggtggtggtgggtgggAATTTGGAGGCGGAGTTTAGGGTGGGGCGAGGGACGAATTTGTCCGTGAATGCTAGTTTGAACAACCGAAACATGGGACAGTTGTCGATTAAAACAAGTAGCTCTGAACATTTAGAAATAGCTTTGATTGCAGGTGTCTCGATTTTTAGGGTTCTTTTCAGGCGTATGGGATTGGTTGGTACAGATAAAGATATGCCCCAGTCATCTGATATCAGCTGGGCTGACTGA
- the LOC111908372 gene encoding ubiquitin C-terminal hydrolase 22: MSSNSDHQTHHDRSFVSNQQHQSTAVIVPPPCSHLAEFKAGRGVAAFGKLLECIQVRPLGRASVRRQANEIFHCGACGQLSLRLYACVSCPAIVCEIHAPDHEHEISIDVDRAELFCRSCGDQVYDRDFDSAIVLSQSAAATLGGCNSLCAPPPENLRKRRRVDYRPWTPDSRERALLGSNSTLLPGNDEDTSSNWNFPVGLKGLNNLGNTCFMNSVLQALLHTPPLRNYFLSDRHNRFVCQQKNGAHERKNKNPQRLCLACDTDALFSAVFSGDRKPYSPARFLYSWWQHAGNLANYEMQDAHEFFISMLDGIHEKVEKDEKKSHSQGSGECCIAHRVFSGILRSDVMCTACGFTSTTYDPCIDISLDLIPPEPSGRNTNTNTKTKTKIDSQLTPTLVGCLDQFTRPERLGSDSDQKFFCQRCKIRQESLKQMSIRKLPLVSCFHIKRFEHSPVKKLSRKVDRYMQFPFSLDMSPYLSSSILRGRFGNRIFAFDGSGNENEEQDFSSEFELFAVVTHTGKLDAGHYVTYLRLSNEWYKCDDCWVTRVNESIVRGVQGYMMFYVQKMLFYKATDKI; the protein is encoded by the exons ATGTCGTCGAATTCGGACCACCAGACCCATCATGACCGTTCTTTTGTTTCTAATCAGCAACATCAATCTACGGCTGTGATTGTTCCACCGCCGTGCTCTCATTTGGCGGAGTTCAAGGCTGGTCGAGGGGTGGCGGCGTTTGGTAAGTTACTGGAATGCATTCAAGTGAGGCCGCTGGGACGCGCCTCTGTGCGGAGACAAGCTAATGAGATCTTCCATTGCGGCGCGTGTGGACAATTGTCACTGCGGCTCTACGCGTGCGTGTCGTGTCCTGCTATTGTTTGTGAGATACACGCGCCGGATCACGAGCACGAGATCTCCATCGACGTGGATCGAGCGGAGCTGTTCTGTCGTTCGTGCGGGGACCAGGTATACGATCGCGATTTCGATTCAGCAATCGTCTTGTCGCAGTCGGCGGCAGCGACACTAGGCGGATGTAACTCGCTTTGCGCACCACCACCGGAGAATCTAAGAAAGCGTCGGCGCGTGGATTATCGTCCTTGGACCCCTGATTCAAGAGAACGCGCATTGTTAGGGAGCAACTCAACCTTGTTGCCGGGAAACGACGAAGATACATCTTCGAATTGGAACTTTCCTGTGGGATTAAAAGGGCTAAACAATCTTGGAAACACTTGTTTTATGAACTCTGTATTGCAGGCGTTGTTGCACACACCTCCACTGCGGAATTATTTCCTGAGCGATCGACACAACCGGTTCGTTTGTCAACAGAAGAATGGAGCTCACGAACGAAAGAATAAAAATCCACAGAGGCTGTGTTTAGCCTGTGATACAGATGCGTTGTTTTCTGCTGTGTTTTCTGGTGATCGGAAACCCTATAGCCCTGCAAGGTTCTTATACAG TTGGTGGCAGCACGCAGGAAACCTGGCAAATTATGAAATGCAGGATGCTCATGAGTTCTTCATTTCCATGCTTGATGGGATCCATGAAAAGGTGGAGAAAGATGAGAAGAAGTCTCATAGTCAAG gTAGTGGAGAGTGCTGTATCGCGCATCGTGTATTCTCGGGAATCCTACGTTCGGATGTCATGTGCACGGCATGTGGGTTCACCTCCACCACATACGACCCATGCATAGACATCTCACTGGATCTCATCCCTCCGGAACCTTCCGGaagaaacacaaacacaaacacaaaaacaaaaacaaaaatagacTCCCAACTAACACCAACACTAGTCGGTTGTCTAGACCAGTTCACCCGACCAGAACGGTTAGGATCGGATTCAGACCAGAAATTCTTCTGCCAACGATGTAAAATCCGACAAGAATCCTTAAAACAAATGTCCATAAGAAAACTCCCATTAGTCTCGTGTTTCCACATAAAAAGATTCGAACACTCCCCTGTTAAAAAACTGTCACGAAAAGTCGACAGATACATGCAGTTCCCGTTTTCTTTAGACATGTCTCCGTATTTGTCTTCGTCTATTTTGAGGGGTAGATTTGGAAATCGGATATTTGCGTTTGATGGGAGTGGGAATGAGAATGAGGAACAGGATTTCAGTTCTGAGTTTGAGTTGTTTGCGGTTGTGACACATACGGGGAAACTTGATGCAGGACATTATGTGACGTATTTGAGGTTGAGTAATGAGTGGTATAAGTGTGATGATTGTTGGGTGACTAGGGTTAATGAGAGTATTGTCAGGGGTGTTCAAGGGTATATGATGTTTTATGTTCAGAAAATGCTTTTTTATAAAGCGACTGACAAAATCtga